The genomic segment aaagatctgtcatgagtaaggatggcgagcagggggctctcacccagacggtcaagcgcatgcgtagcactgaggaactgttcagccattcaaagagacacagatcgggaccgccttaacctttggggtttatatggctgggttttcccacgctttctcagtttgttaggattcttgttaagtactactaataaatattagagaccaagtcctcgcctcagtgtgtttcctggtaatcaggacaagatcaaaacaaatgcattttcccacaggaaagattctttacaattaattccaaaatcttatttcaaatttatctggacccttagtccatttgcaactttctaaAACCAaaattttaatcacccttttgctgtttattccaaatttTGTTTGTAAAAACTAGTTAAAACTTCATATTGCTAAAGcattttctgaaagtgattagaaaaggaagcatgcaaacttaagtgtcctttcaaaggagctgaccgtggtttgagcaagacagctattccctcatctcccagagctctaaacccaccggagaccactgtcttgtggcctccttgcgaggagcagctgtctggaggacttctgggtgatctcaagttttctccttgtccggagaggaattgtCAAAGAACGGgtctacttgccggctcttcattctgccgcggtcatcagctctgcttttcatggagctgtcttcagtccgccatttcttcctccgGAAGTCCCAAAAATTTAAATTGAGTTTTTGATGatgattgtaatggttgcctactccgaaatactcagtctcacaagccagagcttaaggataactgatttattaaaagaatagtatgcaaatacagagaaagctgagaatgagcaaaagcgcgccaaatacaaactaaaaacccttgcttcaaaaccaGTCCCGCCCTTACCCCCTCTTAGCAactaccccctcccaggtgctagcgaccgttacccacatcggcctgagaaagtaaccttgaacagagttacaaacccaaacgtacattcctaagcagcaagataagaaacaaagagaaacggaaaagtaccagcaagcctgcaatacacggatcagaggtgtgacatgtaaaacgttacgatgttaacagaacgttgaaacggtgaacatgacaatgatgAATTAAAGGTTTGCATGGGATCAAAATTCCAAATGCTTATACAAAGAAAAGAGAGTTAGGTTTAAACCAGCAAGTATACTTCTGAGTATACATGCACAGGATTGGGATGTAAGACAAAAACCTATGAAAAAAACCCCAAGCTTTACCATTTAAAGTCATTTTTGGTTATAGACTTTAACTAATCTACATCAGTGCTAATACATGGctttaatgaaaaacaaaaaaaataaaaatatctacatGATAAAATATTAAACTTATGGGGTGGAGAACACATTGGGTACAGATATTTCTAAACTACAACTCCAAGCAACCCCAACCTTGATCATAAGGAATTCTGGAAATGATAATGTAAcatcatctggagggccacaagcTTCCCATTCCTGACACGCTTGaaacaatttctttaaaacagGACTTGGAAATGAAGGTTGACAGTTTAATGTTAGCTGATTAATCAGAAATGTCTAACCATAGATTTACATTAAATTGCCTTCTGGAACAATACCCCAAGATCTGTATGGCTTCCACCCTGATGATtttctggaagtctttaaaaacctggcccaattcccaggccttggggtgggGGTTGTATTTTTGGTATATGGGATGTGGctgtccagctgctgctgctgcatcatCAATCCTGCCTTTATATAGAACGcaaggtggcaaatatacctGATATTCCTgcctatttattgatttatatttcaaatttcatcactgcccatttccttcaaaaggcctttggtgagggagagagaCTCTTCATTTCATtatgcttgccatcttttctcctttattttctgtttgagaaaataaagatattttcTATCCTTCTTTGATTGTTTTGAGCTGCCCAGTCACTgaaagttgggcagcatacaagtttaataaaatattatttaactgtaagctgcccagagttaatttATAGTCAGGAGGcctctaaatctaataaacaattccttttaaaaaaattttttttgctgAACTCTCTTCTGGATCCTGTTTCAGCAAACAAAGGACAACCCCCAAGAGTAAAGTCTGTCAACTCCAACTGTAGCAGGCACCACATTAAGAAACACACTTCTGAGCAAGAATAATAAATTAGGGATACATTTTTCGACAATCTGAAGATTGTTAATGTATTATAACCTAACCAATACATAGCTGAATGCTTCAGCTTCACGGAGAATGTTTGCCTGTGTCATGGCTCCTGtcccaatgttcctgtgaacatcgtaaccagttcccatgccatgctggtgctgacatgtgttactgttcgggagggcgctgctcttgttctatttgggttatcttgcctgttcaaggacactttcctgaagcccagcaggaaccgttaggaacacctgcaggctgcggggagtggactcttaccgactctggggggagggattggaactgtctaagctttaattgtttgaaagacccacgcttttgccattctcagctttgctcttgaacttgcatactatccagtaataaatcagacatCCATAAgtttcttgtgtgagtctggttggaaacttgggtaggcgttcatcacagcCTGCCCTTGCATCACTTTAATTGCATGACTAGACTTTAACATCTGTCATTGTTTAATGCAGCTTTTCCCAAGTTGGTGTCCACCAACCACATAGATGACTTCAGCACCAGAATCTTCTGATGGGAATTTAGTAAGCTGAAATCTTACGCCTAGAGGACATCCAGATTGGGAAGCTGATGTAAAAAGGCATGTTAGTCTCCCCATTAATGTTCCATATAGTTAGACTGAGACAAGatgcacaaatatatatataataaatacattctgaTGAGGACTTCAGATATTATCTTGTAGCCTGTTGCAAGCTACCCTTGTGTTTCTACAGACTAATATATGCAGTACAGACTGTTTGTACAGATTGACTGATATATGCACTACTTTCTCTCCATACGTTTTACTGACTCTGGGACTCAAGCCATTGTTCAGTGACCATTAAATGCTCCAATTCTAAAGTGAATTCTTAGCTGATAGTCCAGCAAAGCTTGTACTTTACACTGGAAGTCCTCCCACAGACAGAAAGCTGACCTGGGCCACATGCAACTGGTTAGCTGAGCTGGGCCATATGCAAGAATAAATTCCCGCTGGCACATGATACCTGCTTCCATGTGCAgtcttgtatttcttttcttgggACTTGCAAATACTGGGACCGTAACACCTTCCAGCTTTAAAAACGTGGTACAGACAATAGCAAAAGAGAAACATAAGTTAATGCTAGTAAACAGAAATTAAATGCTTCACAGTAACTTCACTAGATTTGACAGTTTAGGGACAAAAAGGGTAACCTGCATAAATCAAGAAATTTCTGGCTTGAATTCTCTTCCTTATATTCTGACTGGGTGAGGTGAGATAATGTAGGACACCACCTGATTCTAAGTCAGGCTATTAGTCTACCTTGCTTTGCAcggtattcacacaacacatggcttgctttattgattataccACAATTAGCTGATTACCTCAACACactaaaaacaaaccataaaccacaatggctgggtttacaccaGCCATACAGGCAGCCCTTGCTTAAAAACAGTAACTGGGTATTACTTAGCAGTGCATCAcctagcaacagcaatcccggcagtccccgttgccattgttaagtgaggctcacaggtcgttaagtgaggacctcatgtgcaaagtcagtggagaagctggcaggaagtcacaagtccttCACAAACAGGCTGGTGGGCAGGTGAGTGCTACAGAATGCGGGCAGGCAAGGGAGGAAGTGCTGCAGCAGAAGTGtagctgggtgtgtgtgtgctatgGAGTGCAGGTGGGGGGGTACTGCATAgagggctccttgggagaaaatgtggtgggagtgacttgcaaccttccctgctggcttccccattgactttgcttatgggaaatTTTGCTTGTggtagggaaggtcgcaaatggtgatcacatgactgcgggatactgcaaccatcataagtgcgagctggttgccaagcacccaaactgcaatcacatgaccatgggggtactgtgatggctggaacttcaaggactggtcataagtaccacttgctCAGAGCAGTCacaacttcgaatggtcactgaacaagtggttgctgaacccgtaaacaaataaaatgtattatggaTTGATGGGGTTCCTGAACTGAGTGGCAGGAGCTCTGGAATATTCCTTCCCACCTGAGATCTTTGGATACAAGGGAGGTGCTCATCCATAACTCCCTTGCAAACTCAAAAATAGGTAGGACCCACTTCATGGGATTGTAGAAAATATTAAGAGAGCTTTGTATACAGAGTGAAGTATTATTATGTAATATTACATCTTAGTTATGTGCCCTACAGTTTCACTTAAACACAAGCTAGAGGTACTGGCCCCCAAACTCTGAGATGTGATAAACTCTGACCCACCTTTCAGAATTCCCCCAGCAGCCTTTTGTGGCACAAGCAAACACATTAATGACCCGGTGGTACAGCGAGCCTTCAAGGGGACAATAGATTTGCACCACGTGCAGCAAGCCAGCCTTGCAAATCCCACAAGAAGGATGGGCCACCCTCACTGAGGGCCTCCAATcctagaagaaaaggagaagaatctGAAGTTGTTTAATCTTCAATAAAAGATATTTGTTTGCCTCTTTCTTTCTAGCAACGTTACCGGGCAATGCCAAACAAAGACACTGCTGGTTAGTCTGCCTCCAACTTTTTCCCGGTTGGCCTAACATCGGTAGATACACGGAACGCAGCGGCTGGTGGCTACTCCTTCCCGCAACCGCTGAGCGCCAGGAACGCACGTGCGAAGGTCGGGCAGAGGGTTTCGGCCCTACAGCGTCACATCTGGCTATCCACCTGCCTGCTGGTGGCCGCTCCCACCGTGAGTCGTCCTCCTCCTCGCGCGTCGAGAAAGAGCCGGGACTGCAAAGGCGTCGCTGCCCCTCCGCCGCCTCGCTGCCGCCACCACCGCGGGGTGGTGGAGCGAGGAAGCCGCGGCTGAGCAGCGCCGCCGCAGGAACGACGACTCCAGAGggagggccgggccgggccgggccgggagGGCCCGGCGGGGACGGGCTCGAGGCCCGCCGACAATCTTCGAGCGAAGGGGCACAACAGCACCCTCCGGAACTGCCCTCGTTGGGCCGGGATTCCCAGGAGTTCCAGGCGGGGATCCTCGCGGGACGCCCGGCCGCTCCTCCGCCCGGCCAAGTCCGTCCACTCTCCCCCGCTCAGACCCGGTCTGGAGGCGGCGGCGCCCTGCGGGAGGGCCCCGGGCCGCCGACTCACCGGAGACCCGCCCAGCTTGCTGGCGGTGTCCTGCGACGGGGGCCCATCGCCCGGCGGGACGGCTGCGTCGCGCAGACCCAGCAGCACCGGCGGCGGAGGGGCCGCCATGGCTCCTCGGGCACCGCGTGGCGGAAAGAGCGACGGGAGCACCGGAAGCGCGGCGGCCGAGGGCGGCCCAGTCTGCGGCGCGCGATGGCCGTCCCGCTGCTTTGCAGCAGCCCCCGCGCGGAGGCCGGGCTGCCGCGGCTCGGGCCGTCCCCGGAGGACGTCAGCTGTACCGCGGGGCCCGCCGGCCAAGCCTCTTCCCCTCGAAATGCACGTGGGGAGAGGGGCTGCGTGGGCCCCCGGCCGAGGCCGTAGGCTGGGCTGGAGGAGGCAGGGGAGGCAAGCAAGGCGCCCGGCGGCGCGAGGTCGAGCTCGGCTGGAAGGGACTCGCTTTCTCCGGCGAGCGGCGCGGGCCCGACGGTCGGCTCGCTGGACCGGGCTGGCTGCCGCAGGTGTACATCCTGCTTCGGCCGGGCCCGGGTCTCGTCAAGCGCGGTTCTTTAACCTCCTTGCGCAGCCGCCGTAGTCTTGGCGTTGCCCGGGCCGGTATTCCTCCCGTCCGCTGATGCCGGTAGCGAGGACCCGGACAACAGCGGAACGCCAGTCGTGGCGCAGCTCCTCGGACAGCCCTAACCCCCGTTCTTTCGTGCTGTCCCTGGAAGTAAACCCGCGAGTGACCAGACAGCGCGAAGTAGCCTGAATACATGTTTTTTGCTAGCTCAGACAGGAGTAGGCTTAAGAAGCTGATTTAAATCATTTGCCATTTTGAGATTAAAATCTTTCCTAAGCACGGGTAATTAAACAAGATCTGCCTCCCTACAATCTAAAGATGTCATTCAATCTTTGATCAAGCAGTCCACAATTGCCTTTTGTAcatacttctgagtaaatgtgtAAAACCAGTATCCACTGGTAAACATTCTCGCTCTTGGGTGGCTGAGTCAGTTTTCAAAGCCAGAAATTGGAAATCTTGATTTTGCTGGACATCAAATGCGGTTctccatttttgttttcattgcgAATTAATAGATGAGCCTGGTAAGGTaaatctgttctgtgtctctcaaTTTTGATATTGAATTATAATGCAAGAACATTGGACCACTAAGTTGTAATGTGACAAAATTACCAactgataatatttttaaatttaggccAGTTAAAAGACCAAGGATGTTTTCACCCAAAGCTGTGAGATTGCAGGTTTAATTGATACAACACATCACCAAACTGGATCTTAAAACAAGTGAGCCAAAAGAAGTGGTTCAAATATGGATGAGCTAGAAAGAAATTTCACAGAGATTACTTTTCTTATTGAATGGTTTTATTCTGGCTTAAAATAAATGCCCCACTTTTCTGTAGCAAGGTACACTGAAGGTATGTCATGCTGCTGTTTGTTAGGGTACAGCACACCCCAACTAGTAAACCCAGGTAACTGGTGGGTAAATTGAAACCAAGTCATACCTTCATAATATGTCTCGTTGGTATTTACAATTTATCTGGTTTAAATAAATTTGGGACACCTTATACAGTATACATAGTTATTGCAACAATACAGCACTTGTCTTTtgtctaaaaaaaacccttcaaaactGTTCAGTATCATGATTTGTGGATTCCAAAAAGGCATTGTTGTTAACATGCAGAATATTACTAAACAATAGTATCTAATTCTACAGTTGCCAAATACTTGACTTCATATGGAAACGAATTACAAAATACTTCCTTTTAGTGctatacaaaaaatataaaattatgattCTATCACTTAAATATTCCCATTTGCTAACAGTGCATTTATCCACATTTTATCATTACTGAACATGaaggaaaatgaacaaaaattcagcaaattagataaaatatttaatctttGGATCCCTTTATTCTTGTGGCTTTCagatatacataaaaatacaaattattaaaatttgTTTCTAATTATAACTTAATATCAAAAGAAGTCATAACTGGTTATTCGGAATCAACCTCAGTtactccagaaaaaaaatcactcttggGATACCGGGGTAAAAATGAACAGTCAATATCTCCAAGCTACAGTCCATCAAAACTCTGGTAATTGCAAACACTAAGAAATCACTTTTAATTGAGTATGccaacaatacaaaacaaagtcAACATTTTAAGAATCAGCACATGGagacatttcatttttgttccaGGCACATCAACAGGAACATCAGAACGCAGGGGCTGGCTCATATCTCACTATCGTAACATGACCTGCAAATTGTGCCATAAATTGTTAAGGTTTATATTTATCTAAATAGCCCCTTAATGTGGTCCAATCCTACAGCAGGACCAAAAACTAGAAAACGGATTTCTtgcaagagaatttttttaatccttctgaataatggaagaaatatttattggtagtcaaaatataaaaaacaaacaaatttaaagCTGAAAAGCTAGAAAGAAACCCTCCAAACAACTAACTTGTGTGTTTAGCATTTTCAACACAGCAGTTTTGTAGActtaaaaatgtttattcttaAAAAATTAGTTGCTTTTTATACAGCTATACAAAGTCCTTAGTGTTTCTTTGGCAATGGGATAATCATGGAATTATACAACTATAAAAAGCTTCCTTTGCCTAAGAAACAGGATTTTCcatgtttatattttctttactGACAAACCAAGTTTTCTACTGCCCAGCACCCTATCTGACAAAAAGTACAACTATCTGAAAAGGGAGATTATAGGATTTCAAATACAACCTTCATGGGATCAACACACTCACAGTACTGACGGCCTTCTGCATACAATTGTCTTTGCAGCCAGCAGCAATTATCAAATACAATTTTAGTTAAGAAAAATCCTTTCTGTgatgaaaaaaatactaaaactCCACAGAAGTACTGTTTTATACTTTAACTATATGTAAGAAATTATTTAAGTCTTCTATCTCAAATATATTTACTATTCATGTTTTTGAAGATGGCCATATTTTCAAAAAAGGTTACTGCTCCAAACCCCTTTGAAACTAAAAACAAACCCTAGTGCTGGTGAAGTTTTAACAGCAAATGAACATAATTCTTTGCAAAGACCAACACTTTCTCGGTACCACGAAGATCAACAAGTCCATCTTGTTTGTAGATTATGCTGCAACTTTGTTGTCTTTCTGAAAAGTAATATAAGATTAACATTACTTTTAGTCCAAGCTAGTATAAAGTCAATTTGATCAAGAAAGATCATAAACTTGTCGACAAATTTTCAAAATGAACAAATGAGTTCCATTACACCTACTAGACCTTACCAACTATGTGTTACGATAAGCTCCTACAATAATAACTACATCAAAGTAAGAATGGAATAGAACGATTCTTGCTCTTAACAGAAATTAAGCCATGCTTCTCTTACCATAACCCGAAGGAGGGATGGTACTTTAGTGTCCATGTTTGGTGTGTGAGAAGTCCCAATTCATTGCCTGGCACAGATGGAAAGCCCCTTGCCTGAACCCCTGCAAAGCTATTGCTGGGGAGTAGAGCTAATGATGTGAGATGGATCAGTGGTCTGACTTGATAAAAAGGGAACTTCACAATGAATTTGTAGCCCATTTCTTGTGCTGCTCAACCAATTAACTCAATGAGGCTGCACACCAATGGCAGGAAAGGGAAAATGGCAGGAAGATTCATAGAACCATTTCAGATTTTCTGTACATGTTTTTTTTTGGTGAAAATCATAAATGTATAGTGAAATAATGGtaccataattaaaaaaaaactaagtgaATTGTCTAAATCATTTTAGTTCTGTAAGAAGCACTGCAATTAGTAATCTACAggcagaagaaataaaattggtAACTGACTTACTCTATATTCAAAATCCGCAAACTCCCTGCCTCCACGGCCACCTCTGAATCCACCACGAAAACCCCGAGGAGCACTAAAGGTTCCTCTTGTGTTTCCACGTCCTCTACCTCCCCGGAAGCCACCAGCTCCTCCACTTCCCCCTCTGGCTCTGAACCCCCCCCGACCACGGTTTGGACGCAATGGAATTCCAAATGTCTCTGCATTTAGTCTTCTTTCTTCTGCCCAGGTTGGTCTTCGTTCTCTGAAAGATGCATAAGTGACAAGAACTGTTGCTCCAAATCATGATCAGTTTCATCATAAAGAATACTTGCACCAACAACCATTGGACATGCCATGGCTAGTTAGCAAAATGAAATGTGAAAACTGTATTAAGCAATATCACGTAACTCCTTTCTCAAACCCTTGGTAGTAGatattgaaaggaaaagaaacaggtgGATTTAGAGATGCCAGTGTCCTCATTAAGTTCCACTTGGTATAGAACTGAGGTCAGAAGGAATTCATTAAGCTGTTAATAAACTGATGCAATACTTGGAATTCACTCAAGTCTGGAAAAAAGGGATTGCACCTTTTTACAGGGCAAAGATAAAACAACCTTGTTCACTGCCTCAGCCTTACACTTGTCCAGTTCATTCTACTGCCTTTGTTCTGCTTAATGTGAAAAAGAAACTTCAGTTCTCTATTCACATTCAAAATCCTGGCTCAGACATTCTACATCTTAGTATCAAAGGAGTGCCATGTTCTGCTTGCTCAGTGCCCAAACCAAATCTGCTACCTGTTGTCATCACAGGAAATATTATCGAAGAAAGACTTGGTTTTGTCATAGTAGCAATTTGGGCCAAGTGGGTCCTCATCATCTGCATTGCCTTCACTGTTTTGGGTATCAACACCTGAATCACCTTTATCTTCCCCATTCACAGGTTTTTCTGGCTTATCCTCTAGAAAATCAAGAGGGGaacagagggagaagaaaaaaaatgaccaacCTCAGTGAGCATCCTAGGCAAATCATCTTTTAAAATGACAGCAATCAAGATATTGTCACATGGGGAAAAGGACCCCAGAACTGGGGAGAACAGCTTTTAATTTTCtctcagtttcttttctttcctcttctaccACATTTTACCTTACTCCTGTAAGTAGCAAAAGCTAAAGCTACACTGTGACATCAGCTAGATCCAGATTTAGTTACATTTAGAATCAAATTACTGAAATCACGATGCCATGATGATTTTCAATCTATTCTAAGCGTGATTAGGTATGAAATCAATCTCTGAAAACTGTATCATTACATTCTATAAATTCAGACTATCTGGTTTCTTAAATATGGAACATACACAGTTGTGTTTAAAAAGTTGTTAGACGACTTCTCTGTTTACTTTAGtgagaaggaaaagcaaaattATCTAGGAGGAAAGTCACAGACCTTGAATATATCTAAGTGAAACCTCTCTTTTCAACAAAAAACACCCATAACACTTAACTCCAAAGTCAGCAAgcctcataaaaataaaatgctctaTTCACCACTTACCTTTCAGTTTTAGCTTATTATGAAATTCACGATCTATTTCATCTTTATTAAACTGTGCATTTGCACTTTCAAAGTCAAAATCCTTCTCAAACTTCATGGGAACATCCCGCCTAATACCAAACCTTCCTCTGCCTCCCCGATGACCTCCACGGCCCCTCCGTGCTGAAGTTGCACCTGGAACCGTAAGAAAAAAACAGGGTCTGAAGGCACCAATGGTGTATCTGCAGCCtcagttcttcattttttttggtAAACAAAATCTTCAAACAACTTTCAAACACTGACTAATGGGCAATGTTCTGTTTGCCAATACTGATAATGTTAAACGACTTATATTTGATGTCACCAGACAAGATCAGCTTACTGAACacatactgaatgttttatttttggtcaatTAACGTAAAAAGCCACAGAAATCCTGAATTAATGTGTTTCATAAGACTGAAGACTGTTCAATCATTTCAGGAACATAAATGTTTGCGTTTTGAGTGAGACACAAATTCAAAAGTCACCAGTGACAGAAATACTACCAAGTAGACTTAGGCCGAAAGCTTGTAAGCCAGCCCTGCCCACCACTGCCAAATATTTTGGGAGAGGAAAGAAGTTTCCTTTGCTATTTTACAAACAGAACAACCTTATTATGTCTGAATAAGGAACCAGCTGCTTGTGGATCGGAACGGAAACCCAC from the Candoia aspera isolate rCanAsp1 chromosome 11, rCanAsp1.hap2, whole genome shotgun sequence genome contains:
- the PDCD2L gene encoding programmed cell death protein 2-like, which produces MYSGYFALSGHSRVYFQGQHERTGVRAVRGAAPRLAFRCCPGPRYRHQRTGGIPARATPRLRRLRCTPAAASPVQRADRRARAARRRKRVPSSRARPRAAGRLACLPCLLQPSLRPRPGAHAAPLPTCISRGRGLAGGPRGTADVLRGRPEPRQPGLRAGAAAKQRDGHRAPQTGPPSAAALPVLPSLFPPRGARGAMAAPPPPVLLGLRDAAVPPGDGPPSQDTASKLGGSPDWRPSVRVAHPSCGICKAGLLHVVQIYCPLEGSLYHRVINVFACATKGCWGNSESWKVLRSQYLQVPRKEIQDCTWKQEQEWTQAAMDWCDGADDWGEDYEEASSERCGIFTSFPRERHCVAQFQRLCLGKNTGVFCDLAEEEQVKPSSCVPEFQPYYISVVDEEDYLSCDDVDHVQRLLKEYQQREDVDLEQLMSTGYSTDGSGEKYEKSGTEKRNRFFHKFMKRISFCQEQILRYSWDGQPLFITSPSADFQTMVPPCNNCKSKRIFEFQLMPAMVNMLKTRDNDMSIEFGTAVVYTCEKSCWTTNCSAPLEEYIFVQEDPDQQLFK